In a single window of the Anaerotruncus rubiinfantis genome:
- a CDS encoding pyruvate formate lyase family protein, with amino-acid sequence MSSVRTKYPSKFLPGERLQKVIAYNQELAISGRRNLYTADENQLVYHWTDKANGCIPQSGEWAATKESSFSLGDHACRVDIGEGFPRYKEVPSHVEGYEATPLSWGKDYAFLLDNSPAEIHPFESIVGEFHWEMNEIRQYYFGDKVHELGREVRKLGAGGTSHGHTCLDFSIGLTEGWGGILERIDKSLALYTRLDHPGKVNYLQGLRYVCQAIIDYIQKYADKAYELAQATDDPAQKALYKMVADDCAHISRKPPETYHQGVQWIQFGVMTDRIVGHGNGYGRIDLYLNDLLVKDLESGRITRQEAREYLAELFLKIRGQHFTICGRLADGSDATNDMSWVTLEAYDMVDDYNNLFLMWHKDMDQKLLLYACDVLARHGASVPTFCNYDLLVDCEMRSGVPWEDAWTVAVGGCQWFCVPGKEYCDQDVNSLVLLDPMWRAIDRGIENPPKDFEELFASFTEEFKRTAEALRVFKDAQYEVIDKVWPEMATSLSFHGPVERGIDITGHRGVDYQYTSANVLGIPNVADSLYAIKKLVFDEKAYTLADVRKATSENWEDNEIMRQRFLRQDKFGNDLDEVDELLVRITDMIADVLDNTYNNRGQQYRASLYQFQGHTATNVLPATPDGRLANEPLAHGINPTAGRNTKGLLATANSLAKVHNYKFLGGTLQIELQPKFFDGKENLSEYIKNFIEAYFSKNTFQVNLNIIDLEKLKDAIDHPENPEYQNIVIKVTGYTTRFICLAKPFQVEFCGRNNYGEM; translated from the coding sequence ATGAGCAGTGTCAGAACCAAATATCCATCCAAATTCCTTCCCGGGGAGCGCCTGCAGAAGGTGATTGCCTATAATCAGGAGCTGGCTATTTCCGGCCGCCGTAACCTTTATACCGCCGATGAAAACCAGCTGGTTTATCACTGGACCGACAAGGCGAACGGCTGCATCCCCCAGTCGGGGGAGTGGGCCGCCACCAAAGAGAGCAGCTTTTCGCTCGGCGACCACGCCTGCCGCGTGGATATCGGTGAGGGATTTCCCCGTTACAAGGAGGTCCCATCCCACGTGGAAGGGTATGAGGCCACGCCGCTGAGCTGGGGCAAGGACTACGCCTTCCTGCTCGACAATTCCCCGGCGGAGATCCATCCGTTTGAATCGATCGTCGGAGAGTTTCACTGGGAGATGAACGAAATCCGCCAGTATTATTTTGGCGACAAGGTCCACGAGCTCGGCCGTGAGGTACGCAAGCTGGGCGCCGGCGGCACCAGCCACGGCCACACCTGCCTGGACTTTTCAATTGGGCTGACCGAAGGCTGGGGCGGCATCCTTGAAAGGATCGACAAGTCGCTCGCGCTGTACACCCGTCTTGATCACCCGGGCAAGGTCAACTATCTGCAGGGGCTTCGCTATGTCTGCCAGGCGATCATCGATTACATCCAGAAATATGCCGATAAGGCTTACGAACTGGCGCAAGCCACCGACGATCCGGCGCAGAAGGCGCTTTACAAAATGGTGGCCGACGACTGCGCGCATATCTCCCGCAAGCCGCCTGAAACCTACCACCAGGGTGTCCAGTGGATTCAGTTCGGCGTCATGACCGACCGCATCGTGGGCCACGGCAACGGCTATGGCCGTATCGACCTCTATCTGAACGACCTGTTGGTGAAGGACCTCGAAAGCGGACGGATCACCCGTCAGGAGGCGCGGGAATATCTGGCAGAGCTTTTCCTGAAGATTCGCGGCCAGCATTTCACAATCTGCGGCCGGCTGGCGGACGGTTCGGACGCGACGAACGATATGAGCTGGGTCACGCTCGAAGCCTATGACATGGTGGATGACTACAACAACCTCTTCCTGATGTGGCACAAAGATATGGACCAGAAACTTCTGCTTTATGCCTGCGATGTGCTTGCGCGCCACGGCGCGAGCGTCCCGACCTTCTGCAACTACGACCTGCTCGTCGACTGCGAGATGCGTTCGGGCGTGCCGTGGGAGGATGCGTGGACAGTCGCGGTCGGCGGCTGCCAGTGGTTCTGTGTCCCAGGCAAGGAATACTGCGACCAGGACGTCAACTCCCTCGTCCTACTGGACCCGATGTGGCGCGCCATCGACCGCGGCATCGAGAATCCGCCGAAGGACTTCGAGGAGCTGTTCGCGTCGTTTACCGAGGAGTTCAAGCGCACTGCCGAAGCGCTGCGGGTCTTTAAGGACGCGCAATACGAAGTGATCGACAAGGTTTGGCCGGAGATGGCGACCTCCCTGAGCTTCCACGGTCCGGTTGAGCGCGGCATCGATATCACCGGCCACCGCGGGGTGGATTATCAGTATACCTCGGCCAATGTCCTGGGGATTCCGAACGTGGCGGATTCGCTTTACGCGATCAAGAAGCTGGTGTTCGACGAGAAGGCCTATACCCTTGCGGACGTGCGCAAAGCGACCAGTGAAAACTGGGAGGACAACGAGATCATGCGTCAGCGTTTCCTGCGCCAGGATAAATTTGGTAACGATCTCGACGAGGTGGATGAGCTGCTTGTGCGGATCACCGATATGATCGCCGATGTGCTTGACAACACCTATAACAACCGCGGCCAGCAGTACCGTGCGTCTCTCTACCAGTTCCAGGGACACACCGCGACCAATGTGCTTCCCGCAACTCCGGACGGCCGCCTTGCCAACGAGCCGCTTGCGCACGGCATCAACCCGACCGCTGGCAGGAACACGAAGGGCCTGCTCGCCACTGCGAACTCGCTTGCGAAGGTACATAATTATAAATTCCTCGGCGGCACCCTTCAGATCGAGCTTCAGCCGAAATTTTTCGATGGCAAGGAGAATCTTTCCGAATATATCAAGAATTTCATCGAGGCGTATTTCAGCAAAAATACCTTCCAGGTCAACTTGAACATCATCGACCTCGAGAAACTGAAGGATGCGATCGACCATCCCGAAAATCCGGAATATCAGAATATCGTCATCAAGGTCACCGGCTACACCACGCGGTTCATCTGCCTTGCGAAACCCTTCCAGGTTGAGTTCTGCGGGAGAAACAACTATGGAGAGATGTGA
- the larA gene encoding nickel-dependent lactate racemase: protein MDYSSEPVKQNIEIGYGMKPQMVAVEEHRLLGILKPNAVAVERTGRAAVDSALQCPVGSPRLRELVKPGMRIVIITSDITRPLPSGQLIPAVLEELYAAGVDAANITIVFALGSHRRQTEAEMRRLVGDEVYQTVRCMDSDTTDFVRLGSTRLGTPVDITRVVAEADFRIGLGNIEFHYFAGYSGGAKAIMPGVSTRAAIQANHSRMVLPEAAAGRLEDNPVRMDIEDAVRLCPLHFIVNVVLDEHKQILHAVAGDFILAHREGCRFLDRLYKIAIPSRADIVIASQGGAPKDLNLYQTQKALDNAKHAVKPGGIIILVGSCQEGLGEKTFEEWMTGSASPRAMIERIQTDFQLGGHKAAAIALVLENADIYLVSEMEADFVRKIHLQPYRSVQQALDDALGKLGPDASVLVMPYAGSTLPCLAE, encoded by the coding sequence ATGGATTACAGTAGTGAACCGGTGAAACAGAACATCGAAATTGGATATGGAATGAAGCCGCAGATGGTAGCGGTGGAGGAGCATCGTTTGCTCGGAATTCTGAAACCGAATGCGGTTGCCGTCGAGCGTACCGGGAGGGCGGCGGTTGACAGCGCACTCCAGTGTCCTGTGGGCTCGCCGCGCCTGAGAGAGCTTGTGAAACCGGGGATGCGGATTGTGATCATCACCAGTGATATCACCAGGCCGCTGCCCAGCGGTCAATTGATCCCCGCGGTATTGGAGGAGCTTTATGCGGCGGGGGTGGATGCCGCGAATATCACCATCGTATTTGCATTGGGCAGCCACCGCAGGCAGACCGAGGCGGAGATGCGCAGGCTGGTGGGGGATGAGGTGTATCAAACGGTTCGCTGCATGGACAGCGATACAACCGATTTCGTTCGCCTTGGCAGTACGCGGCTGGGCACTCCGGTGGATATTACGCGTGTGGTGGCTGAAGCGGATTTCCGGATTGGTTTGGGCAATATCGAATTCCACTATTTTGCGGGTTACAGCGGCGGGGCGAAAGCGATCATGCCGGGAGTATCCACCCGTGCCGCCATTCAGGCAAATCACAGCCGGATGGTGCTGCCGGAAGCTGCTGCGGGAAGACTGGAGGACAACCCCGTCCGCATGGATATCGAGGATGCGGTCCGGCTCTGTCCTCTGCATTTTATTGTGAATGTGGTGCTGGACGAACATAAACAGATCCTTCACGCAGTGGCAGGCGACTTTATCCTTGCGCACAGGGAGGGATGCCGGTTCCTGGACCGTCTCTATAAAATTGCGATCCCATCGCGGGCGGATATTGTCATTGCGTCACAGGGAGGCGCGCCGAAAGATTTGAACCTGTATCAGACGCAAAAAGCGCTGGACAACGCGAAACATGCCGTTAAGCCGGGCGGAATCATCATCCTGGTCGGTTCCTGCCAGGAGGGTCTCGGGGAAAAGACCTTCGAGGAGTGGATGACCGGTTCGGCCAGCCCGCGGGCCATGATCGAACGCATCCAGACCGACTTCCAGCTGGGCGGCCATAAGGCCGCGGCGATCGCTCTGGTGCTGGAGAATGCCGATATCTATCTGGTTTCGGAGATGGAAGCGGATTTTGTCCGGAAGATCCATCTGCAGCCCTATCGCAGCGTGCAGCAGGCGCTCGACGATGCGCTGGGGAAGCTTGGCCCGGATGCCAGCGTCCTTGTGATGCCTTATGCAGGGTCGACCCTGCCCTGCCTGGCGGAATGA
- a CDS encoding TRAP transporter substrate-binding protein, which translates to MKKMLKVVSIVLCAAMLLMTGCSGNSGTAPASNAAPAADAAPAASGDAPAAEAITLKVGHIYSATHNEALWLEELGKRLEEASGGRLKLSIFGGGQLGTEREMAEQILLGTLDMGVSGGSTWANALNAPSLSALELPFLYKDIDGQKKVMDEVVLDFAEPVMVESGVRPLFCFSASIRGALTTTKPIKSLADISGIKMRVPENNVYVQTWTLLGANATALSWSEAYTSLSQSVVDGVEADPSTLVDANLQEVGKYYSQTNHMGTIHIVGINEAKWQSIPADLQEIFIKTTQEVSSLQVEDRKVTDQAAMDKMAEAGVEIVDVSVEEYNKMAAAVQPLYDEFDAEYGVGDVISKIRELGTAA; encoded by the coding sequence ATGAAAAAAATGCTGAAAGTCGTATCGATCGTTCTTTGTGCCGCAATGCTGCTGATGACCGGATGCTCCGGAAACAGTGGTACCGCCCCTGCATCCAATGCGGCCCCAGCCGCGGATGCCGCTCCCGCAGCCAGCGGCGACGCCCCGGCAGCGGAGGCCATCACCCTGAAGGTCGGCCATATTTACAGCGCCACGCATAACGAAGCCCTCTGGCTCGAAGAGCTTGGCAAGCGGCTTGAAGAAGCCTCCGGCGGACGTCTAAAGCTCTCGATCTTTGGCGGCGGACAGCTCGGCACCGAACGTGAGATGGCCGAACAGATCCTGCTCGGCACTTTGGATATGGGCGTTTCCGGCGGCAGCACCTGGGCAAACGCACTCAACGCGCCTTCGCTTTCCGCGCTCGAACTTCCCTTCCTTTATAAGGATATCGACGGACAGAAAAAGGTCATGGACGAGGTTGTTCTGGACTTTGCCGAACCGGTCATGGTGGAGTCCGGCGTGCGCCCGCTCTTCTGCTTCTCTGCTTCGATCCGCGGCGCGCTCACCACGACCAAACCGATCAAAAGCCTGGCGGATATCTCTGGAATCAAGATGCGCGTGCCGGAAAACAACGTCTATGTCCAGACCTGGACCCTGCTCGGCGCAAACGCAACCGCCCTCTCCTGGAGTGAAGCCTATACTTCCCTTTCCCAGAGCGTAGTCGACGGCGTCGAAGCCGACCCGTCCACCCTGGTGGATGCAAACCTGCAGGAAGTCGGCAAATACTATTCGCAGACCAACCACATGGGCACCATCCATATCGTCGGCATCAACGAAGCCAAATGGCAGTCGATCCCCGCAGATCTGCAGGAAATCTTCATCAAAACCACCCAGGAAGTCTCCAGCCTGCAAGTTGAGGACCGCAAGGTGACCGACCAGGCCGCGATGGACAAGATGGCTGAAGCCGGCGTTGAGATCGTTGATGTGAGCGTCGAAGAATACAACAAGATGGCGGCCGCTGTTCAGCCGTTGTATGACGAATTTGACGCGGAATACGGCGTGGGCGACGTCATCAGCAAAATCCGCGAACTGGGAACCGCAGCGTAA
- a CDS encoding TRAP transporter large permease — MIQITIVLLLIFIALGAPVVYAIGFSGVIALLMSGDVPLFMAVQQIVRGINSWSLMACPLFILAGEIMAGAKLSDRILNFCSQLLSWMRGGVGCVCVAGNMIFSAITGSGAAAISAVGSLTTPELDKQGYKPGFVAALIAGAGALGPIIPPSLNMIVYGSVTGDSVGKLFVGGIIPGIIIGLTLMIMCYFYARKHNIDGGSGQFSLRSLWKSFKEAFFALITPLIIIGGVIFGIFTATEAGVVACVYGLICGLFIYRSVKLKDLVPIFRKATESSCMVMLIMGVAQIYGYIFAIEGVGEKVGNFLLSITTNPTLIMLIILGMMLIIGMFMDCLAATVVIMPVIYPIIKNLGIDPIQFGVMFSISTVIGGLTPPVGVYLFLSMGITKARFSDTVRYIVPVIGIIIAVMILIIFVPGVATLLPDLFMS, encoded by the coding sequence ATGATTCAAATTACAATTGTCCTTCTGCTCATTTTTATCGCACTCGGCGCGCCGGTTGTATATGCCATCGGTTTTTCCGGGGTTATCGCGCTTCTGATGTCCGGCGACGTACCGCTGTTCATGGCGGTTCAGCAGATTGTGCGCGGAATCAACTCCTGGTCGCTGATGGCCTGCCCGCTTTTCATCCTGGCCGGCGAAATCATGGCGGGCGCGAAGCTGTCCGACCGGATTCTCAATTTCTGCTCCCAGCTGTTGTCCTGGATGCGCGGCGGCGTTGGCTGCGTATGCGTTGCGGGCAATATGATTTTTTCCGCGATCACCGGCTCCGGTGCGGCCGCGATCAGCGCGGTCGGTTCGCTCACCACGCCGGAACTTGACAAGCAGGGGTACAAGCCCGGCTTCGTGGCCGCGCTGATCGCCGGCGCGGGCGCGCTCGGCCCGATCATCCCGCCGAGCCTCAATATGATCGTCTATGGCTCGGTTACCGGCGATTCGGTCGGGAAGCTGTTCGTGGGCGGCATCATTCCAGGCATCATCATCGGCCTGACACTGATGATCATGTGCTATTTCTATGCCCGCAAACACAACATCGACGGCGGTTCCGGCCAGTTCAGCCTTCGTTCGCTGTGGAAATCCTTTAAAGAAGCGTTCTTCGCGCTGATCACCCCGCTCATCATCATCGGCGGCGTAATCTTCGGCATCTTCACCGCGACCGAGGCGGGCGTCGTGGCCTGCGTCTACGGGCTGATCTGCGGGTTGTTCATCTACCGTTCGGTCAAGCTGAAGGACCTTGTCCCGATTTTCCGCAAGGCGACCGAAAGCAGCTGCATGGTCATGCTTATTATGGGCGTGGCGCAGATTTACGGCTACATATTCGCCATTGAAGGCGTAGGCGAAAAGGTTGGTAATTTCCTGCTTTCAATCACCACCAACCCGACCCTTATTATGTTGATCATCCTCGGCATGATGCTCATCATCGGTATGTTCATGGACTGCCTGGCGGCAACGGTCGTCATCATGCCGGTCATCTACCCGATCATCAAGAATCTTGGCATCGACCCAATCCAGTTCGGAGTCATGTTCTCGATTTCGACGGTCATCGGTGGGCTGACCCCTCCGGTTGGCGTTTACCTTTTCCTCTCCATGGGCATCACCAAAGCACGGTTCAGCGACACTGTACGCTACATCGTTCCGGTAATCGGAATCATCATCGCCGTCATGATACTGATCATCTTTGTCCCAGGCGTCGCAACCCTGCTGCCCGATCTGTTCATGAGCTGA
- a CDS encoding L-rhamnose mutarotase has protein sequence MKRIGTLSKLKPGAADAYIKLHDEIWQGVVDAGHEANMRNFSIFRIGDYLFSYYEYIGDDFEADMAKKSALPISIEWQKATGEFREIMDGENRFIEIEEIWHHDF, from the coding sequence ATGAAAAGAATCGGCACCTTATCCAAGCTTAAACCGGGCGCCGCGGACGCCTATATCAAGCTGCACGACGAAATCTGGCAGGGCGTTGTGGATGCTGGGCATGAAGCGAATATGCGCAACTTTTCCATCTTTCGCATAGGAGATTATCTTTTCTCTTATTACGAGTATATCGGCGACGACTTTGAGGCAGACATGGCCAAAAAAAGCGCGCTTCCCATCAGTATCGAATGGCAGAAAGCCACCGGTGAATTCCGGGAGATCATGGACGGCGAAAACCGTTTCATCGAGATAGAGGAAATCTGGCACCACGATTTTTAG
- a CDS encoding C45 family autoproteolytic acyltransferase/hydolase codes for MKTIGEIPCITAAGTPYQIGYAHGSGAKERIAVSLATYREMFWDYSGISWEQTQKIAESFVPCIENYNPDYLAEMQGIADGAGVQFWEILALNVRSELVLQGGSLVSDGCTSVAVTPERTAGGVTLIGQNWDWKMSIRQALILLRIHQENGKPDICMMTEAGIIGKIGCNSAGLGVCLNALSVDAAPSGVPLHIALRGILDSQNLNDAVRAAVREKLGCCANFLIAHRDGEALDVEVANDDFDVLYPRDGILVHTNHFTSLRLPRAPYHDTLKRSMPNSFHRLGRLDKLVRAVEGPIGVQDLKTAFADHAGAPFAICRHEGDEMGGLSMSTVFAIVMDLTNLTLHICPKHPCNTPFETVLLKDGGQ; via the coding sequence ATGAAAACGATTGGCGAAATCCCATGTATTACCGCAGCCGGAACACCTTATCAGATCGGCTATGCTCACGGAAGCGGCGCGAAGGAGCGAATCGCGGTGAGCTTGGCGACCTATCGGGAGATGTTCTGGGATTATTCCGGCATCTCCTGGGAACAGACCCAGAAGATTGCGGAAAGCTTTGTCCCCTGTATTGAAAACTACAATCCGGATTATCTTGCGGAGATGCAGGGGATCGCGGACGGCGCGGGGGTGCAGTTTTGGGAAATTCTGGCGCTTAATGTGCGCAGCGAGCTGGTGCTGCAGGGCGGATCGCTTGTATCAGACGGCTGCACCTCGGTTGCGGTCACACCGGAGCGCACCGCGGGTGGGGTTACGCTAATCGGGCAGAATTGGGACTGGAAAATGTCCATTCGGCAGGCGCTGATCCTGCTGCGGATCCATCAGGAAAATGGGAAGCCGGACATCTGCATGATGACCGAAGCGGGCATCATCGGAAAGATTGGATGCAACTCCGCCGGGCTTGGCGTCTGCCTGAACGCGCTGTCGGTCGACGCGGCGCCCTCCGGCGTGCCGCTTCACATCGCGTTGCGCGGCATCCTGGATTCCCAAAACCTCAACGACGCGGTCCGGGCCGCTGTGCGGGAGAAGCTCGGCTGCTGCGCCAACTTCCTGATCGCGCACAGGGATGGAGAGGCGCTCGATGTGGAAGTCGCGAACGACGATTTCGATGTGCTCTATCCCAGGGATGGAATCCTGGTTCACACCAATCATTTTACCAGCCTGCGTCTGCCGCGCGCACCGTATCACGACACGCTCAAGCGTTCCATGCCGAACAGCTTCCACCGGCTCGGGCGGCTTGATAAGCTGGTTCGCGCCGTCGAGGGGCCAATCGGCGTACAGGACCTTAAAACAGCGTTCGCGGACCATGCGGGGGCGCCGTTTGCAATCTGCCGGCACGAAGGGGACGAAATGGGCGGCCTTTCGATGTCCACCGTATTTGCCATTGTGATGGATCTGACCAATCTGACGCTGCACATCTGCCCTAAGCACCCCTGCAACACCCCGTTTGAAACGGTTTTGCTGAAAGATGGCGGCCAATGA
- a CDS encoding RbsD/FucU family protein, with translation MLKTGCINPLLIEALAFCGHGDKVLLVDGNYPLAARSGEAKKIFLGVKPGLPTVPQVLEALCSIANFEKVEAMVPDDGSTPEALKEVRAVMQGMPLDTLDRFAFYDAACEPDVCVAISTGEDRTYACLLLTVGVV, from the coding sequence ATGCTGAAAACAGGCTGTATCAACCCGTTGCTGATCGAGGCGCTCGCTTTCTGTGGGCACGGCGACAAGGTGCTGCTGGTCGACGGAAACTATCCGCTCGCCGCCCGCAGCGGTGAAGCAAAAAAGATTTTTCTCGGTGTAAAGCCCGGGCTGCCCACCGTCCCGCAGGTGCTTGAAGCGCTGTGCAGTATCGCAAACTTTGAGAAGGTGGAAGCCATGGTTCCGGATGACGGAAGCACTCCCGAAGCGCTCAAGGAAGTCCGCGCGGTCATGCAGGGCATGCCGCTGGACACGCTGGACAGGTTTGCGTTTTATGACGCCGCCTGCGAGCCGGACGTCTGTGTGGCAATCTCCACCGGCGAGGACCGAACCTACGCTTGCCTGCTTCTGACTGTAGGCGTCGTATAA
- a CDS encoding LacI family DNA-binding transcriptional regulator, protein MAATLSDIAKKAGVSTATVSRAFSGKDFINEQTREKVLKIAKEMDFTPKQYKRQLARVTCRDRIGVVIPDIRNTYYAEVIQGIESVMDPKGIEVIICNTDEDPGKEIRYLNMLRQIQVGGIITVPVSDTVEYNAEFLIDMNNTGTPVVILDRDLRGGNMDGVFMNNYGGAYESIQAFIDNGHRDIAFICGPTTSTSGLDRLNGYLGAMKANGLPIHEEYILYGDFKFDLAYDMTKKLLEKQNRVTAIFSSNRRMSSGCMLALAEKDLVIGADMAFISCGKIDINFNRISHVSYPTVDIGEECAKILLGKMEKPKRIRSASKKRITFDMKLVLRGSEKFPPNRKRPD, encoded by the coding sequence ATGGCTGCAACATTATCGGATATTGCAAAAAAGGCCGGCGTTTCAACCGCAACCGTCTCCCGCGCGTTCAGCGGCAAGGATTTCATCAATGAGCAGACACGTGAAAAGGTCCTGAAAATTGCAAAGGAAATGGACTTCACACCCAAACAGTACAAGCGGCAGCTCGCCCGCGTCACCTGCCGGGACCGGATCGGGGTGGTGATCCCCGATATCCGCAACACCTATTACGCCGAGGTCATTCAGGGCATCGAATCGGTGATGGACCCGAAGGGGATCGAGGTTATCATCTGCAATACCGATGAGGACCCCGGCAAGGAAATCCGCTACCTCAATATGCTCCGGCAGATCCAGGTCGGCGGGATTATCACCGTTCCGGTTTCGGACACGGTGGAATACAACGCGGAATTCCTGATCGATATGAACAACACCGGCACGCCGGTCGTCATCCTCGACCGCGATCTGCGCGGCGGCAACATGGACGGCGTATTCATGAACAATTACGGCGGCGCTTACGAAAGTATCCAGGCTTTTATCGACAACGGGCACCGTGATATCGCCTTTATCTGCGGCCCAACAACCTCCACCAGCGGGCTCGACCGCCTCAACGGCTATCTCGGCGCGATGAAAGCGAATGGCCTGCCGATCCATGAGGAGTATATCCTCTACGGGGATTTCAAGTTTGACCTGGCCTACGATATGACCAAAAAACTCTTGGAAAAGCAAAACCGGGTCACCGCGATCTTCTCCTCAAACCGTCGGATGTCCTCCGGATGTATGCTGGCCCTTGCTGAGAAGGATTTGGTGATCGGTGCGGATATGGCGTTTATCTCCTGCGGAAAAATTGACATAAACTTCAATCGGATCAGCCACGTCAGTTACCCAACCGTAGATATTGGCGAAGAATGCGCAAAGATCCTCCTCGGAAAGATGGAAAAGCCGAAACGTATCCGCAGCGCTTCGAAAAAAAGGATTACCTTCGATATGAAGCTGGTGCTCCGCGGCTCGGAAAAATTCCCGCCGAACCGGAAAAGGCCGGATTGA
- a CDS encoding TRAP transporter large permease, which translates to MPAMKKQGYDTAYCAALVSAAAVIGPIIPPSIPMIVYGVTIGASVGELFIAGVIPGIIIAIVLMVLNYFFAKKRGYLGLSKAALAEKYGETSGKKGFRIDDSVWALIMPVIVLGGIYGGVFTPTEAAAVGVMYSVFVGKFIYKELDWKKLRTALLNATELTAVAVILLGGANTFGRILTLGKIPQTIAAFIMSATENPVIIMLFVNVFLLITGMFIDTTSNILLFAPLFWPLVQMLGYDAVYFGIIMTINLCIGMLTPPVGVNLFVGQTISGAPLGAIMRDAIPFLLALILTLTVFIVFPQIVMFLPNLLYG; encoded by the coding sequence ATGCCCGCAATGAAAAAACAGGGCTATGATACGGCATACTGCGCGGCACTTGTCTCCGCCGCCGCGGTTATCGGGCCGATCATACCGCCGAGTATCCCAATGATCGTCTATGGCGTGACCATCGGCGCGTCGGTGGGCGAACTGTTTATCGCGGGCGTCATACCGGGCATCATCATTGCAATTGTATTGATGGTCCTTAACTATTTCTTTGCCAAGAAGCGCGGTTATCTTGGACTCAGCAAGGCCGCGCTTGCCGAAAAATACGGCGAGACTTCCGGGAAAAAGGGCTTTAGGATCGATGACTCGGTCTGGGCGCTGATTATGCCGGTTATCGTCCTGGGCGGCATCTACGGCGGCGTGTTCACACCGACCGAGGCGGCTGCTGTGGGCGTCATGTACTCGGTCTTTGTCGGAAAGTTCATTTATAAAGAGCTCGACTGGAAGAAGCTGCGCACCGCGCTGCTCAACGCGACCGAGCTGACCGCTGTTGCGGTCATCCTGCTGGGCGGCGCGAACACCTTCGGCCGTATCCTGACGCTCGGCAAGATTCCGCAGACGATCGCGGCGTTCATCATGTCCGCGACCGAAAACCCGGTCATCATCATGCTCTTTGTGAATGTGTTTTTGCTCATCACCGGTATGTTCATCGATACGACCTCGAACATCCTGCTGTTTGCCCCGCTGTTCTGGCCGCTGGTTCAGATGCTCGGTTATGATGCGGTTTATTTCGGCATCATCATGACCATCAACCTCTGTATCGGCATGCTTACCCCGCCGGTCGGCGTAAACCTTTTCGTGGGCCAGACGATCAGCGGCGCGCCGCTGGGCGCCATCATGCGGGATGCCATTCCATTCCTGCTTGCGTTGATTCTGACATTGACGGTCTTTATTGTATTTCCACAGATCGTCATGTTCTTACCCAATCTATTATACGGTTAA
- a CDS encoding TRAP transporter small permease, translating to MRVFLKIDKFVEKLQTYVCFALLCAIVLLGSIAVFSRFVFNLSIPWAEEFLRYSCVWLVFIGSSLTVRNDGHVSIDLLQEYLKNHKVRAVLYAASRLVGVAFLAVLFPASITLVLRSQNSMAASLPISFSYVYAAVPVGIVLMLWSYLTALPRRTKEILEEGDG from the coding sequence ATGCGGGTATTTCTGAAAATTGACAAGTTTGTGGAAAAGCTGCAGACCTACGTTTGCTTCGCGCTTTTGTGCGCGATTGTGCTGCTCGGCAGCATCGCGGTTTTCAGCAGATTTGTCTTTAACCTTTCGATTCCATGGGCAGAAGAATTCCTGCGTTACAGCTGCGTGTGGCTTGTATTTATCGGTTCCTCCCTCACGGTGCGCAACGACGGGCACGTCTCGATCGATCTGCTGCAGGAATATCTGAAAAATCACAAGGTGCGCGCCGTGCTGTATGCCGCGTCCCGTCTGGTGGGGGTGGCGTTTCTGGCGGTTTTGTTCCCGGCGTCGATCACGCTTGTGCTGCGGTCGCAGAACTCGATGGCGGCATCTCTTCCGATCTCGTTTTCCTATGTATATGCCGCGGTTCCCGTGGGAATCGTTCTGATGCTGTGGTCATATCTTACCGCGCTCCCACGCCGCACCAAAGAAATTCTGGAGGAAGGGGACGGATGA